CCCAGGTCGCCGATCGTCCCATACACTTCGGTGAAGTCTTCGCCACACTGTATCGCCATCTGGGCATCGATTATAACACTGCTCCCATTCAGGACCTCTCAGGGCGTCCGCATTATCTGGTAGATGGATACGACCCTCTTCCTGAAGTATTTTAAGCCTCTTACCATAGCTCAAGAAATCCATCCTTTAGCTTTTCTGCGCAACCCGTTACGATATGTATCGACACGCTGACTGCCTGAATCAGACGATACAGATAATACGGAATTAATGATGACCCGCGCTGGAATGGATGACGCTTTACTGGATGTGCTGCACGAATACTGGGGCTATGCGGAGTTCCGTCCCCTGCAACAGGAAGCGATGACCGCCGTATTGGATGACCGGGATTCACTCGTCGTCCTGCCTACAGGCGGAGGAAAATCACTCTGCTATCAGGCTCCTGCGCTCTGCAGGGAAGGGACTGCTGTCGTAGTCAGCCCTTTGATTTCACTCATGAAAGATCAGGTTGATGCACTACGCGTTTGCGGCATCTCTGCAGCCTGTCTTAATAGTTCACTGGACCAGGAAGAATCTCGCCAGGTCTTACGCGACGTCCGGGCCGGTAAGATCAAACTCCTGTATGTCGCCCCCGAACGACTGATGCTGGAAAACATGCTCTGCCTGCTGGCAGAGATCAACCTGTCTTATATCGTCATCGATGAAGCGCATTGTGTCAGCATGTGGGGACACGATTTTCGCCCCCATTATCGTGAACTGTCGGAATTAAAAACCATCTTCCCACAATGCGGAATCCATGCTTACACAGCGACCGCGACGGAAGAGGTTCGCTCCGATATCGCCGTACAACTGGGGTTAAAAACCCCCGAAATTCTGATCGGTTCCTTCGATCGTCCCAACCTGACTTATTCCGTCGCACGACGCGCAGACCGCTTTAACCAGGTTTGTACGGTACTGGACCGTCACCCCGGAGAACCTGGAGTAATCTATTGTATTTCCCGCGCTGATGTTGAATCGTTGAGTGAATCGCTTAACGATTCTGGTTACGAAACACGTCCTTACCACGCTGGATTACCGGATGGAGAACGCGCGGCAAATCAGGAAGCCTTTATTCAGGATCGGGTCGACGTCATCGTAGCAACCATCGCGTTCGGCATGGGCATCGACAAGCCCAACGTACGATATGTGATTCACGCCGGTTTGCCCAAATCGCTGGAAAATTATCAGCAGGAGAGCGGCCGAGCAGGGCGAGATGGTCTGGAAGCAGAGTGTGTGCTGCTTTATTCAGAACAGGACGCGATGATCTGGAAGCGAATTCTGGAAGACCAGCCCGATGAATCGAAAACCAGCGCGCTACAGTCACTGCGGGCCATGCAGAACTACTGCCATTCATTTGATTGTCGGCACCGTTACCTAATGCAGCATTTCGGTCAGGATCTGGAACAGGATTGCGAAACGGGCTGCGATCTCTGTCGTGGTGATTTTCAGAAAGTAGAGGATGCTCAGATCATCGGACAGAAAATCCTCTCTTCCATTTTCAGACAGGATCAGAATTTTGGCGCTTCCTACACGGCTGCCGTTCTGAAAGGTTCCAAAGATAAAAAAGTTCTGGCAAATGGGCATAACAATTTAAGTACGTACGGATTGCTCAAAACAGAAAGTCTCTCGACGATCCGAAACTGGATCAATCAACTGGCATCTCAGGGGTACTTAACCAAAACTGCCGAATATCAACAGCTACGCATTACCAAAACCGGCAGGTTACTGCTGAAAGGTGAAATCACTCCCCAGCTCATGCGAACAACAGAGACCGGCAAATCTGAGACGAATCGCAGCTCTAAGAACGATTTATCCAATTTGAACTGGAAAGGTGTCGACCAGGACCTCTTCGAAAGCCTCCGCTTACTGCGCAAGCAGATCGCCGGGGAAAAGGGGATTCAACCGTATATGGTGTTTGGCGATGCGACACTCCGAGAACTGGCACGACACAAACCCCAAACACTGCCTCAGTTCCTGGAAATCTGGGGGGTAGGCCAGAAAAAATGTGACGACTTCGGGCAGCAGTTTCTCGACTGTATTGCTTCGCAGTCAGAACCACACCCTCAATAAGCCCTTTCACTCATTACCTTTATGATAATGC
The sequence above is a segment of the Gimesia algae genome. Coding sequences within it:
- the recQ gene encoding DNA helicase RecQ, producing the protein MMTRAGMDDALLDVLHEYWGYAEFRPLQQEAMTAVLDDRDSLVVLPTGGGKSLCYQAPALCREGTAVVVSPLISLMKDQVDALRVCGISAACLNSSLDQEESRQVLRDVRAGKIKLLYVAPERLMLENMLCLLAEINLSYIVIDEAHCVSMWGHDFRPHYRELSELKTIFPQCGIHAYTATATEEVRSDIAVQLGLKTPEILIGSFDRPNLTYSVARRADRFNQVCTVLDRHPGEPGVIYCISRADVESLSESLNDSGYETRPYHAGLPDGERAANQEAFIQDRVDVIVATIAFGMGIDKPNVRYVIHAGLPKSLENYQQESGRAGRDGLEAECVLLYSEQDAMIWKRILEDQPDESKTSALQSLRAMQNYCHSFDCRHRYLMQHFGQDLEQDCETGCDLCRGDFQKVEDAQIIGQKILSSIFRQDQNFGASYTAAVLKGSKDKKVLANGHNNLSTYGLLKTESLSTIRNWINQLASQGYLTKTAEYQQLRITKTGRLLLKGEITPQLMRTTETGKSETNRSSKNDLSNLNWKGVDQDLFESLRLLRKQIAGEKGIQPYMVFGDATLRELARHKPQTLPQFLEIWGVGQKKCDDFGQQFLDCIASQSEPHPQ